In a genomic window of Flavobacterium crassostreae:
- the rplA gene encoding 50S ribosomal protein L1, producing the protein MAKLTKKQKEASSKIEKNKLYSLKDAAALIKVVASAKFDESVDIAVRLGVDPRKANQMVRGVVTLPHGTGKDVKVLALVTPDKEAEAKEAGADYVGLDEYLQKIKDGWTDVDVIITMPSVMGKLGPLGRILGPRGLMPNPKTGTVTMDVAKAVQEVKAGKIDFKVDKTGIVHAGIGKVSFGTEQIFENAQEIIQTLIKLKPTAAKGTYIKSIYLTSTMSPAIALDPKAV; encoded by the coding sequence ATGGCAAAATTGACAAAAAAACAAAAAGAGGCTAGCTCAAAAATTGAGAAGAATAAATTATACTCTTTGAAAGATGCTGCGGCATTAATTAAAGTAGTTGCTTCTGCAAAATTTGATGAGTCTGTTGATATCGCAGTACGTTTGGGTGTAGATCCAAGAAAAGCGAATCAAATGGTAAGAGGTGTAGTAACATTGCCTCACGGAACAGGTAAAGATGTTAAAGTATTAGCATTAGTTACTCCAGATAAAGAAGCGGAAGCTAAAGAAGCTGGTGCAGACTATGTAGGTCTTGACGAGTATTTACAAAAAATAAAAGACGGTTGGACAGATGTTGATGTGATCATCACTATGCCAAGTGTTATGGGTAAATTAGGACCATTAGGACGTATTTTAGGACCTAGAGGTTTAATGCCTAACCCTAAAACAGGTACTGTGACTATGGATGTTGCAAAAGCTGTTCAAGAGGTTAAAGCTGGTAAAATCGATTTTAAAGTTGATAAAACTGGTATTGTACATGCAGGAATTGGTAAGGTTTCATTTGGAACAGAACAAATTTTTGAGAATGCACAAGAAATTATTCAAACATTAATCAAACTTAAGCCAACTGCTGCTAAAGGTACTTATATCAAAAGTATTTACCTTACAAGTACAATGAGTCCTGCTATTGCATTAGACCCAAAAGCAGTATAA